The genomic region AGCGGGGCGAGCACCAGCTCGTCCGCCCGGCTGCACTCGGTGAGCAGCGCCGGGTCGGGGCCGGGACCCTCGCCCCTGATCTCCGCCTGCTCGGCGCGCACCCGGCGCAGCCCGCAGTCGATCGCCCAGCGCATCGCCCGGCGCCGCTCCTCGTCGGGGTCGGTGGCGGTCGCCGCCTCCAGCCCGGCGTGGAGCCGCTCCCAGACCCGGGGCACCGCGCCCCAGATGGTGGGACGCACCTCGGGGAGCGCGGCGCCGACCACGCGCGGGTCGGGGCACGCGGTGACCTCCACCCCGAAGGCCATCCCCGTGTAGTGGGCCGCCCAGCGGTCGGCGATGTGCGCGGAGGGCAGGTAGGAGACGGTGCGGTCGCCGGGGAACACCGCCAGCAGCGCGGAGGTTGCACGCAGCTGGGCGACCATGTTGGCGTGGGTGATCTCCACCCCCTTGGGCGGCCCGGTGGTGCCCGAGGTGTAGATGAGGGTGAGCAGGTCCTGGGGCCCGACCTGCCGCCAGGCCGCCTCGAGGTCGACATCGCCCTCGCCCTCCGCCTCCAGCCGCTCCAGCGCCACCGTGCCCTCCGGGGCGCCGTCGACGCAGATCACGTGCTCGACGCCCGAGGCCGCGGCGGCGGCGAGCACGATGCCGGCGAACCGCGCCTCGCAGAGGGCCACCCGGTTGCCCGCGTTGCGGAAGAGGTAGGCGACCTGGTCGGCGGGCAGGGTGTTGTAGACCGAGAACGGCGCGGCGCCGAGGTGCATCGCCGCGGTGTCGCAGATGTTGAACTCGGGACGGTTGGTCATCATCAGCGCCACGGTGTCGCCGTGGCGCACCCCGAGCCGGTGCAGCCCGGCGGCGACGCGGGCCACCCGGGTGGCGTACTCGCCCCAGGTGACGCGGGTGCCGCCGCCGGCGCTGCGCAACGCCACCGCGTCGGGCCGCGCCGCGGCGGTGCGCTGGAAGGCCTCGCAGAGGCTGGACACGTCGAGTGCGCTCATGGTCTCGCCTCCCCCTCGGTGTGAGCGTCGAGCCAGCCGGTGATGTCGGCGAGCACCTCCGCCTGCTCCGGCTCGTTGAGGATCTCGTGAGAGAGCCCGTCGTAGATCCTGAGGGTTCGATCGGCCGAGCCGGCGCGCTCGTGCACCATCCGGCTGCCCGCCACCGGGACGATGGCGTCGGCGCCGCCGTGCATCACCAGGAGCGGCAGCCGCAGCGCCGGCGCCGCCGCCGGGAAGCCGTCGGCGGCATCCGCCATCTCCGCCACGGTCCGCGCCGGCAGCTTCCCGTGGAAGACCAGGGGGTCGTCCCGATAGGCGTGCACCACCGCCGGGTCGCGGCTGACCAGGGCTGGGTCGACCGCCACCACACCCAGGGCGGGCGCGACCCGGGAGAGGACGCGCACCACCACCCTGAGCACCGCCGGGGCGTCGAGCTGCGCCACCGCCCCGGAGAGCAGCAGGCCCTCGAGCCGCTGCTGGTATCGCAGCCCGTAGGCCAGCGCGATGCAGCCGCCCATGCTGTGCCCGAGCAGGAATACCGGGCGCCCGGGGTGACGGTTGCCGGCCACCAGGACGAACGCGTCGAGGTCGGCGACCACGTGGTCGATGCGGTCGACCAGGGCGCGGCGCCCGGTGGTGCGGCCGTGGCCGCGGTGGTCGAGGGCGTGCACGGCGTAGCCGGCCGCGACCAGGTGCGCGGCGACGTGGGCATAGCGGCCGGAGTGCTCGCCCGCGCCGTGGGCGATCACCACCACCGCCCGGGGCTCGCCCTCGGGCAGCCACGCCTGCCAGTAGACCTGGATGCCGCCGGTGCCGGCGAGGCGTCCCTCCACGTGCTCCACTCTCAGCCTCCGGTGTGCGATGCCAGTGCCAGCACCTCGGCGAGCCCCTCGCCGAGGCAGTCGAGGAAGCGGTCGACGTCGGTGACCGCGGCGGCGTCGCAGTTGACTCCGATGCAGCAGGTGTCGACGTGGGAGACCAGCCCGGTCATCACCGCGCAGCCGGGCAGCGGTCCGAACGGGTACATGCGCTCGATCCGCGCCCCGGCGATGTACACCGGGTGGGGGATGCCGGGCACGTTGCTCGCCTGGAGGTCGAGGCCGCCGGTCAGGGCGGCGTACCAGCGGGTGATCAGCGGGGTCGGCACCAGGCTGAGGGCGGGGGCGAGCAGCCCGAGGGCGTCGGCGGCGGGCTCGGCGCGGGCGCCGAGGACGAGGTCGTGGATCAGCCGGATCCGCTCGCCGGGGTCGGGCTCGCCCACCGGCGCGGCCAGCCGCGCCCCGGCGAAGCGGTTGCCGCCCATCGGGTGGTCGTCGCGGCGGAGGCTGACGGGCATCGCCATCGGCAGCTCGTCGACGGCCACCCCGAAATGCTCGTGGTAGCGCCGGACGCCGCCGCGGCCGGCGGCGACATCGGCGTCGCCGTGGGTGCCGCCGGCGGCACGGCCGGCGGCGCGGAGCGCGTCCACCCCGCACTCCAGGGCGCCGAAGCGCCAGGAGAGGCTGCGCCCACGGAGCAGTGGCGAGGGGGGCGCCGGCGGCGGCGCCAGCACCCGCTGCAGCGAGCGCCCGAACCGCAGCGCGCCGCCGACGGCGTCGACCGGGTCGGCGGCGAGCCGCCCGAGCGCGATCATCCCGGACCCCAGGTGGCGCCCCGCCTCGGCCGGCGCCGCCCGCAGCCGGCGCCGCACCTGGCCGCCGAGGACCGACAGCGGCGAGATCCGCGCCGGCTGGGGCGGCGGCGGCATCGGGGTGCGCCGCGAGGGCTCGCGGCGGCGGCTGTGGAGCAGGCTGAGCAGCTGGATGCCGCCCATCCCGTCGGTCACGCTGTGGTGGATCTTGAACAGGTAGGCGGCGCCGCCGCCCTCCATTCCCTCGACGAGCAGCGCCTCCCAGAGCGGCCGGGCGCGGTCGAACGGGGTCATCGCCATCTGCTCGGCGAGCTCGAGCACCTGGGTGAGGGTGCCGGGCGGGGGCACCCGGGCGCGGCGCAGGTGGTGGTGGAGGTCGAAGTCGGGGTCGGCGGCCCAGGCCGGGGCGCCGAGGTGCAGCGGCGGCTCGACCACCCGCTGCCGCGCCCGCGGCACCAGCCGGGTGCCCCACTGGTGCGCGGCCACCAGCCGCCGCCAGTCGGGGGCGCGGTCGAGGACGTCCACGACGGTCATCGGCGAGCGCAGCCGGGGGTCGCTCTCGGCCCGCCACATCAGCGCCTCGAACGGGCTCATCTCGCCGGCGGTGGCCCACGCGGCGGCGGCCGCCCAGGCCTCCTCGTCGGTCTGCGGGAGGGCGGCGCGGGCCATCGGTCAGCCCGCCGCCAGCTCGGTGGTCGGCCTCCGGCGCATCAGCCCGCGGAAGGCCTCCTCGGGGCTGCGACCCTCGTTGACCACCATGTGGACCTCGTGGGCGATGGGCACCTCGACGCCGTGCTCCTCGGCGAGCTCGATCACCACCCGCGAGGTCCTGACCCCCTCGGCGACCATCTTCATCTCGCCGGTCACCTCGTCGATGGAGCGTCCCCGGGCCAGCTCCACCCCGACCCGCCGGTTGCGGCTCTGCGGGCTCATGCAGGTGGCGAGCAGGTCGCCCATGCCGGCGAGGCCGGCGAAGGTGTGCCGCTCTCCGCCCATCGCCACCCCGAGACGGGTGAGCTCGGCGAGGCAGCGCGAGATCACCAGGGCGAGGGTGTTGTCGCCGGTGCCCAGGCCCGAGGCCATGCCCGCGGCGATGGCGAAGACGTTCTTCAGCGCCCCGGCGATCTCGGCGCCGCAGACGTCGGTGCCGGTGTAGACGCGGAACAGGGTGCTGCGGAAGATCTCCTGGAGGGCGGCGGCGACGCGCAGGTCGGGCATCGCCACCAGCGCCGCGGCGGCGTAGCCGTCGAGGATCTCCCGGGCCAGGTTGGGCCCGGCGAGCACCCCGGCGGGATGGCCGGGGAGCACCTCGGCGATCACCTCGGTCATCCGCGCCCGGGTGCCCTGCTCCAGGCCCTTGCTCAGACTGATCACCGGCACCCAGGGGCGCAGGTGCGGTGCCGCCTGCTCCAGCACCTGGCGGAAGCCGTGGCTCGGCACCGCCATCACCAGCACGTCGGCCTCGCCCGCCGCCTCGTCGAGGGCGGCGGTGGCCCGGAGCCCGGGGTCGAGGAGGCGGTCGGGGAGGTAGGCCTGATTGGTGTGCTCGGAGGCGATCTCCTCGGCGACCTCGGGGCGGCGCGACCAGATCGTCGTGGGGGTGCGCCGCGCCACCATGGACGCCACCGTCGTGCCCCACGACCCCGCCCCCACCACCGTCACGCCGGGCTGGCGGCTCACGGTGAGGTCGCCGCCGCGCCGGTCCGCGCGCCGGCCCCGCGGTAGCGCTCGGGGACGAGCTCGGCGATCCGCGCCATGATCCAGTCGGCGCTCTCCTGGTTGCCCATCGGCGGGTCGGGGAGGTGCACCGGAGCGCCGTAGCGGACGTGCACCTCGGCCCGCCGGGGCATCACCACCCCCCTCGGCATCGCGTTCTCGCTTCCCCAGACCCCGACCGGCACGATCGGGGCGCGGGAGCGGCGGGCGATCAGGCCCACCCCCGGCTCGGCGCGCTGCAGGGTGGCGTCGGGGCTGCGCGTGCCCTCCGGCATCATGATCAGCACCCGCCCCTGGGCGAGCACCGCCAGCGAGCGGCGGATCGCCAGCCGGTCGGCGGTGTGGCGCTGCACCGGGAAGGCGTTGTAGCCGGCGATGATCCAGCCGGTGGCCGCCCTCTCGAACGCCTCGGCCTTGGCCATGTAGTGGACGTCGTGGCGGCGGATGAGCGCGCCGATCAGGGGCGGGTCGCAGGTGGCGAGGTGGTTGCCGGCGACGATGCAGCCGCCCCGGGGGACGTTCTCCAGCCCCTCGACGTGGAGACCGTCACGGAGGAAGAGCCACATCAGGCTGAGCATCAGCCGCCGCTCGAACGGGTACAGCGGCGAGGTGCGGATGGAGGGGACCACGGGGCGCATGGCTCAGCAGCCGGGGACGCCGGCGCGCCGGCACAGCTCGAGGGCGAGCTCGGCGACCTCGTCGATGCCGTGGGCGCCGGTGTCGATGACGTGGGCGCCGTCGGCACGGCGCAGCGGGGCGACCGCGCGTCCGGAGTCGCGGGCGTCGCGCTCGGCGACCTCCGAGTGCAGCTGGGCGGCGTCGACGGCGGTGCCCCGGCGGCGCAGCTGGACCTCGCGCCGCGACGCCCGCACCTCCGGGGCGGCGTCGAGGTAGAGCTTCACCTCGGCCCCGGGGAAGACCACGGTTCCGCAGTCGCGGCCGACCGCCACGGCGCCGGCGGCGGCGGCCTCGCGCTGGGGGGCGAGGAGGGCGCGCCGCACCCCCTCCATGCCGCTCAGCGCGGTCAGCAGCGGAGCGTGCCGAGGGTCGCGGGCGGCCTCGGTGGCATCCTCCCCGTCGACCCGCACCGTCCAGGCGCCCGAACCGCCGGAGGGATCGGTGTTCAGCTCGATGCGCACCGAGCCGGCGAGGCGTTCGGCGGCGGCGGGGTCGGTGCCGTCGAGCCCGGCCCGCACCGCGGCGACGGTGAGGCCGCGGTAGAAGAGCCCGGTGTCGACCAGAGGCAGGCAGAGCGCGGTCGCCAGCCGCCGTCCCAGGGTGCTCTTGCCGCTGCCCGCGGGACCGTCGACGGTGATGAGCAGGCTCATACCTCGTCCGCGGGGGGCTCGGCGAGGCCGGTGGCGGCGCGCAGCTCGGCCTCCTCGGCGGGGCGCAGCCTGCGGCTGGTGCCCTCGGCGAGCCGGCCCAGCCGGAGCGGGCCGAAGCCCACCCGCCGCAGGTCGGTGACCACCAGGCCGGCGGCCGCGCAGAGCCGGCGCACCTCGCGGCGCCGCCCCTCCCCCATCTCCAGCTCGAGCAGGGTGGCGTCGCGATGGTCGCCGGTGACCACCTCGGCGGCCAGCGCCCGGGCGGGGCCGTCGTCGAGCCGCACCCCGGCGAGCAGGGTGCGCAGCGCCGCCCTCGGCACCCGGCCGCGCACCGACACCGCGTAGCGCTTGCGGATGCCGTAGCGAGGATGGGTGAGGCGAAGGGACAGATCGCCGTCGGTGGTCAGCAGCAGCAGCCCGCGGCTGTCGGTGTCGAGCCGGCCGACCGGGAACAGCCCTGCCGAGTCCTCGACCAGGTCGAGCACGGTGGGCCGGCCGCCGGGGTCGCTGCGGGTGCTCACCACCCCCACCGGCTTGTTCAGCATCACGGTGCGGTACTCGAGCGCCGGGGGCACCGGCCGGCCGTCGACGGCGACGCCGTCGCGCACCGGGTCGACGAGCATCCCCAGCGCGGCGCGGCGGCCGTTCACCGCCACCCGGCCGGCCTCGATGAGCAGGTCGGCGCCCCGCCGGGAGGCCACGCCGCGACCGGCGAGGTAGCGGTTGAGCCGCTGCGGCGCGGGCGACTCGGCCGCGGTCATCCCGGCCCCGCAGGCGGCTGCCCGGAGGCGGCCGCGGAAGCCTCGCGCACCGGCTCCTCCTCCTCGGCGGCCTCCTCCCACCGCTCCGCGGGCAGCTCGGGGATCACCGTTCCCTCGGGCAGCGGCGGCAGGTCCTCGACGCGTTCCAGGCCGACGACCTCGAGGAAGCGCAGGGTGGTGGCGAAGAGGCGGGGGTGCCCGGGGCTGTCCTGACGGCCGACC from Candidatus Dormiibacterota bacterium harbors:
- a CDS encoding AMP-binding protein; the encoded protein is MSALDVSSLCEAFQRTAAARPDAVALRSAGGGTRVTWGEYATRVARVAAGLHRLGVRHGDTVALMMTNRPEFNICDTAAMHLGAAPFSVYNTLPADQVAYLFRNAGNRVALCEARFAGIVLAAAAASGVEHVICVDGAPEGTVALERLEAEGEGDVDLEAAWRQVGPQDLLTLIYTSGTTGPPKGVEITHANMVAQLRATSALLAVFPGDRTVSYLPSAHIADRWAAHYTGMAFGVEVTACPDPRVVGAALPEVRPTIWGAVPRVWERLHAGLEAATATDPDEERRRAMRWAIDCGLRRVRAEQAEIRGEGPGPDPALLTECSRADELVLAPLRRRLGLDQARWLVSGAAPIATELLEYFDALGLPILELWGMSEVSCCGTINVPGRARIGTVGVALSGVHVRLADDGELLVRGDTVMRGYRNEPEKSAEAIDAEGWLHTGDIATIDTEGYISIVDRKKELIINAAGKNMSPANIESTLKTASPLIGQAVCIGDRRPFNTALLVLDPDGAASWAATQGVDGATLDALAADPRVRAALEEAVAAANQRLSRVEQIKRFAVLPDAWEPGGVELTPTMKLKRRPIAEKYAAEIESLYA
- a CDS encoding alpha/beta hydrolase, with the translated sequence MEHVEGRLAGTGGIQVYWQAWLPEGEPRAVVVIAHGAGEHSGRYAHVAAHLVAAGYAVHALDHRGHGRTTGRRALVDRIDHVVADLDAFVLVAGNRHPGRPVFLLGHSMGGCIALAYGLRYQQRLEGLLLSGAVAQLDAPAVLRVVVRVLSRVAPALGVVAVDPALVSRDPAVVHAYRDDPLVFHGKLPARTVAEMADAADGFPAAAPALRLPLLVMHGGADAIVPVAGSRMVHERAGSADRTLRIYDGLSHEILNEPEQAEVLADITGWLDAHTEGEARP
- a CDS encoding wax ester/triacylglycerol synthase domain-containing protein, whose translation is MARAALPQTDEEAWAAAAAWATAGEMSPFEALMWRAESDPRLRSPMTVVDVLDRAPDWRRLVAAHQWGTRLVPRARQRVVEPPLHLGAPAWAADPDFDLHHHLRRARVPPPGTLTQVLELAEQMAMTPFDRARPLWEALLVEGMEGGGAAYLFKIHHSVTDGMGGIQLLSLLHSRRREPSRRTPMPPPPQPARISPLSVLGGQVRRRLRAAPAEAGRHLGSGMIALGRLAADPVDAVGGALRFGRSLQRVLAPPPAPPSPLLRGRSLSWRFGALECGVDALRAAGRAAGGTHGDADVAAGRGGVRRYHEHFGVAVDELPMAMPVSLRRDDHPMGGNRFAGARLAAPVGEPDPGERIRLIHDLVLGARAEPAADALGLLAPALSLVPTPLITRWYAALTGGLDLQASNVPGIPHPVYIAGARIERMYPFGPLPGCAVMTGLVSHVDTCCIGVNCDAAAVTDVDRFLDCLGEGLAEVLALASHTGG
- a CDS encoding NAD(P)H-dependent glycerol-3-phosphate dehydrogenase is translated as MSRQPGVTVVGAGSWGTTVASMVARRTPTTIWSRRPEVAEEIASEHTNQAYLPDRLLDPGLRATAALDEAAGEADVLVMAVPSHGFRQVLEQAAPHLRPWVPVISLSKGLEQGTRARMTEVIAEVLPGHPAGVLAGPNLAREILDGYAAAALVAMPDLRVAAALQEIFRSTLFRVYTGTDVCGAEIAGALKNVFAIAAGMASGLGTGDNTLALVISRCLAELTRLGVAMGGERHTFAGLAGMGDLLATCMSPQSRNRRVGVELARGRSIDEVTGEMKMVAEGVRTSRVVIELAEEHGVEVPIAHEVHMVVNEGRSPEEAFRGLMRRRPTTELAAG
- a CDS encoding lysophospholipid acyltransferase family protein; the encoded protein is MRPVVPSIRTSPLYPFERRLMLSLMWLFLRDGLHVEGLENVPRGGCIVAGNHLATCDPPLIGALIRRHDVHYMAKAEAFERAATGWIIAGYNAFPVQRHTADRLAIRRSLAVLAQGRVLIMMPEGTRSPDATLQRAEPGVGLIARRSRAPIVPVGVWGSENAMPRGVVMPRRAEVHVRYGAPVHLPDPPMGNQESADWIMARIAELVPERYRGAGARTGAAATSP
- the cmk gene encoding (d)CMP kinase, which gives rise to MSLLITVDGPAGSGKSTLGRRLATALCLPLVDTGLFYRGLTVAAVRAGLDGTDPAAAERLAGSVRIELNTDPSGGSGAWTVRVDGEDATEAARDPRHAPLLTALSGMEGVRRALLAPQREAAAAGAVAVGRDCGTVVFPGAEVKLYLDAAPEVRASRREVQLRRRGTAVDAAQLHSEVAERDARDSGRAVAPLRRADGAHVIDTGAHGIDEVAELALELCRRAGVPGC
- a CDS encoding pseudouridine synthase, which produces MTAAESPAPQRLNRYLAGRGVASRRGADLLIEAGRVAVNGRRAALGMLVDPVRDGVAVDGRPVPPALEYRTVMLNKPVGVVSTRSDPGGRPTVLDLVEDSAGLFPVGRLDTDSRGLLLLTTDGDLSLRLTHPRYGIRKRYAVSVRGRVPRAALRTLLAGVRLDDGPARALAAEVVTGDHRDATLLELEMGEGRRREVRRLCAAAGLVVTDLRRVGFGPLRLGRLAEGTSRRLRPAEEAELRAATGLAEPPADEV